Proteins encoded by one window of Methanobacterium sp. CWC-01:
- a CDS encoding phytoene desaturase family protein codes for MKVIIVGAGFGGISAAALLARDGFEVTVIEKNEQPGGRGSVYQEDGYTFDMGPSWYLMPDVYEKFFADFGKKPEDFYALEKLDPLYRIFFYDKDVYDISPDIEENYRLFESFEEGGGEKLKNYLESSRELYEFSVNEMLYKDYRSVLDLLSGKLLLKAPKLRLWENLQHYVNKQFQSDQARKILEYAIGFLGGSPQNTPSFYHLVSHADLTLGVYYPRGGMREIVYAVRDLAQSYGAEFIYNQPVELLEVHDNRVKRVITHQAVYEADLVVVNADYHHGEVDLLTAEHRSYDENYWEKKILSPSAMVAYLGVNRRVEGLAHHNLFLERDWEDGFNAVFNPAEASWPEHPSYYVNVPSLTDETAAPPGCNTLYILAPLAPGLEDTPQLREDFYHRIMDDLETKLQDKIRGDVVVKKLFALTDFQDRYNAYKGTAFGLTHTLDQTALFRPAHQSRKVKNLYYTGQYTHPGIGVPMTMVSSQMVAREIQEKYGRK; via the coding sequence ATGAAGGTAATCATTGTGGGGGCTGGCTTCGGTGGCATTTCCGCCGCGGCGTTACTGGCCCGGGACGGATTTGAAGTGACGGTGATCGAAAAAAACGAACAACCCGGCGGCCGCGGCAGCGTGTACCAGGAGGACGGTTACACCTTCGACATGGGACCCTCCTGGTATCTGATGCCTGATGTCTATGAAAAGTTTTTCGCCGACTTTGGAAAAAAACCTGAAGACTTCTATGCCCTGGAGAAACTGGACCCCCTGTACCGGATATTCTTCTACGATAAAGATGTCTACGATATATCCCCGGATATAGAGGAGAATTACCGCTTATTTGAAAGCTTTGAAGAAGGTGGGGGGGAGAAGCTCAAAAATTACCTGGAATCATCCCGGGAGCTCTACGAGTTCTCGGTCAATGAGATGCTCTACAAGGACTACCGGTCGGTCCTGGACCTGTTGAGTGGTAAACTCCTACTGAAGGCACCTAAGCTGCGCCTGTGGGAGAACCTGCAGCACTACGTAAACAAACAGTTCCAGAGTGACCAGGCCCGGAAGATCCTGGAATACGCCATCGGATTCCTGGGAGGATCACCCCAGAACACGCCCAGCTTCTATCACCTGGTGTCCCATGCCGACCTGACCCTAGGAGTGTACTACCCCCGGGGTGGGATGCGGGAGATAGTCTACGCAGTACGGGACCTGGCCCAGTCCTACGGCGCGGAGTTCATCTACAACCAACCAGTGGAGTTACTGGAAGTCCATGACAACCGGGTTAAACGGGTTATCACCCACCAGGCGGTGTACGAGGCGGACCTGGTGGTGGTTAACGCCGACTATCACCACGGAGAAGTGGATCTCCTGACTGCTGAGCACCGCAGCTATGATGAGAATTACTGGGAGAAGAAGATACTTTCGCCCTCGGCGATGGTGGCTTACCTGGGGGTGAACCGCCGGGTGGAGGGTCTGGCCCATCATAACCTCTTCCTGGAACGGGACTGGGAGGATGGTTTCAACGCGGTATTCAATCCTGCCGAGGCATCCTGGCCGGAACATCCCTCCTACTACGTTAACGTGCCCTCCCTGACCGATGAAACCGCAGCCCCTCCAGGTTGTAACACCCTGTACATCCTGGCCCCCCTGGCTCCGGGCCTGGAGGACACCCCCCAGCTGCGGGAGGACTTCTACCACCGGATCATGGATGACCTGGAGACTAAACTGCAGGATAAGATCCGGGGGGATGTGGTGGTCAAGAAGCTATTTGCCCTCACCGACTTCCAGGACCGTTACAATGCTTACAAGGGCACCGCCTTTGGCCTGACCCATACCCTGGATCAGACTGCCCTGTTCAGACCAGCCCACCAGAGCCGGAAGGTGAAAAACCTCTACTACACCGGCCAGTACACCCATCCTGGTATTGGAGTGCCCATGACCATGGTCTCCAGCCAGATGGTGGCCCGGGAGATACAGGAAAAATATGGGAGGAAATAG
- a CDS encoding SagB/ThcOx family dehydrogenase, translated as MNREEINRYRYFLKDSIRKTIDFSQTDQSRGVTAPPIQKPYSLDAKRVDLPTTDWEEVFTISLSEAIRNRVSRRSYGDEPLSLLELSYLLWATQGIRHYAGKYAFRTVPSAGCRHALETYLAVFRVEGLEEGVYRYLPLTHELLLEFQTDHLREKIIKASFDQSFAGKSAVTFIWTAIPYRMEWRYDIDSHKVIAMDAGHVGQNLYLACEALGCGTCAIGAYDQEYFDQLLGLDGEDEFVIYAAPVGKL; from the coding sequence ATGAACCGAGAAGAAATCAACCGTTACCGTTACTTCCTGAAGGACTCTATACGTAAAACCATTGACTTCTCCCAGACGGATCAGAGCCGGGGAGTTACCGCCCCACCCATCCAGAAACCCTACTCCCTGGATGCTAAAAGAGTGGATCTGCCCACTACTGACTGGGAAGAAGTCTTTACTATAAGTCTTTCAGAGGCCATTCGGAACCGTGTCAGCCGACGAAGTTATGGGGATGAACCCTTAAGTCTCCTGGAGTTATCCTACCTCTTATGGGCCACTCAGGGGATCAGGCACTACGCCGGGAAGTACGCCTTCCGTACCGTGCCCTCCGCAGGCTGTCGCCATGCCCTGGAAACTTACCTGGCAGTATTCCGGGTGGAGGGATTAGAGGAGGGTGTTTATCGATACTTGCCTCTGACCCATGAATTGCTCCTGGAATTCCAGACCGACCACCTCCGGGAGAAGATAATAAAGGCCAGCTTCGACCAGTCCTTCGCTGGAAAGTCGGCAGTGACCTTCATCTGGACCGCCATACCCTACCGTATGGAGTGGCGCTATGATATCGACAGTCACAAGGTCATAGCCATGGATGCCGGGCACGTGGGCCAGAACCTGTACCTGGCCTGTGAAGCCCTGGGTTGCGGTACCTGTGCCATTGGTGCCTACGACCAGGAATACTTCGACCAACTCCTGGGCCTGGATGGGGAGGACGAGTTTGTAATCTACGCCGCCCCAGTCGGGAAGCTCTGA
- a CDS encoding DUF4013 domain-containing protein, protein MDLDAVVNDALKYPYQALEKVLILGAIPLGAMIIALVILLVLAFTGNEAALAAGVVLSSILIFISGLFVAGYYLRVMETTLAGEEGLPDFSNRGELLLNGLKLLVVQIVYLLIPTVVLVLCAWLVYSASVQSILMVMFLSGILVVLIFLLFSLFLTMASAHLAATGSIKEALRFGVIQEMISAIGWGDYLLWYLLMVVLVMVAVVLMAFISVIPILGTFIAWILIQPYLEILVARSVALAYLAVNMD, encoded by the coding sequence ATGGACCTTGATGCTGTAGTGAATGATGCCCTGAAATATCCCTACCAGGCCCTGGAGAAAGTGCTGATACTGGGAGCGATTCCCCTGGGAGCGATGATTATCGCCCTGGTGATCCTGCTGGTTCTGGCCTTCACTGGTAATGAAGCGGCCCTGGCTGCAGGTGTGGTCCTGAGCAGCATACTGATTTTCATATCCGGCCTCTTCGTGGCGGGGTACTATTTAAGGGTCATGGAGACCACCCTGGCCGGTGAAGAGGGACTGCCTGATTTTTCCAATCGGGGGGAGCTCCTCTTAAATGGACTTAAACTGCTGGTGGTGCAGATTGTATACTTGCTCATCCCCACGGTGGTTCTGGTGCTGTGCGCTTGGCTCGTTTATTCGGCATCAGTCCAGTCCATACTGATGGTTATGTTCCTTTCGGGCATCCTGGTGGTGCTGATTTTCTTGCTGTTTAGCCTGTTTTTGACCATGGCCTCGGCCCACCTGGCAGCCACCGGGAGCATAAAGGAGGCACTGCGCTTCGGTGTTATCCAGGAGATGATATCTGCCATTGGCTGGGGTGACTACCTATTATGGTACCTGCTGATGGTGGTGCTGGTCATGGTGGCTGTGGTGCTCATGGCCTTTATCAGCGTCATCCCCATTCTAGGAACCTTTATAGCCTGGATATTAATCCAGCCCTACCTGGAAATACTGGTGGCCCGTTCGGTGGCCCTGGCCTACCTGGCCGTTAATATGGATTAG
- a CDS encoding ATP cone domain-containing protein, which translates to MKVVKKKGKTEAFKAHKIRGALQKATIDAGYSVEEKQAILDEVFTNINKKLDQKGEVDTQTIRGCLLTELDKCEPYIAKSWRNFDRKYKK; encoded by the coding sequence ATGAAAGTGGTAAAGAAGAAGGGAAAAACAGAGGCCTTCAAGGCCCATAAGATCAGGGGGGCCCTGCAGAAGGCCACCATCGATGCCGGTTACAGTGTGGAAGAGAAACAGGCCATCCTGGATGAGGTATTTACCAACATCAATAAGAAGTTGGACCAGAAGGGTGAGGTGGACACCCAGACTATCAGGGGCTGTCTTCTAACCGAACTGGACAAATGCGAACCCTACATCGCCAAGTCCTGGCGGAACTTCGACCGCAAGTACAAAAAATAA